In a genomic window of Sulfuriferula nivalis:
- a CDS encoding methyl-accepting chemotaxis protein — protein MLNNLTIKAKLISVVTFLAVALLIGGYMGVHFLSMSNDTSNDIYKYATSTAVLTSAQLDEVKTVYELGQSRYHMVMWLVGFLMTVSITLAAALAWWLIHAITRPLSAAVAAAERIAAGDLSQEIPVTSTDEIGVLMQTMQTMQIGLNDIVTQVRQGTETISSAAQEIAIGNTDLSNRTESQANSLSITATETEQMTKMVEETTEHAHHAQKVAATTREMCESGGETMAKVVSTMSEISTSSRKIVDIISVIEGIAFQTNILALNAAVEAARAGEQGRGFAVVAGEVRSLAQRSAAAAKEIKTLITESVHKVKDGTQLVEEAGDNMEEILTVVGLFTDLLDSIYSASTQQNSGISTINRSISEMDETTQQNAALVEQAAAAAQSLQDQAQALEHTVGEFKLTTYSSHEPVRRTQHHSTEEPVARQPQHEEIDSVGEEWQEF, from the coding sequence TTGTTAAACAATCTGACTATTAAAGCTAAGCTTATCAGTGTCGTTACATTTTTGGCAGTGGCCCTTCTGATAGGTGGGTACATGGGGGTGCATTTTTTATCCATGTCAAATGATACAAGTAATGACATATATAAATATGCAACAAGTACAGCCGTGTTAACTTCAGCGCAACTTGATGAAGTGAAGACGGTATATGAGCTTGGGCAGTCACGTTATCATATGGTGATGTGGTTGGTCGGGTTTCTTATGACCGTCAGTATCACTCTTGCAGCGGCCTTGGCATGGTGGTTGATACACGCTATTACACGCCCACTGAGTGCTGCAGTCGCTGCGGCTGAGCGTATCGCTGCAGGTGATCTGAGCCAAGAAATCCCAGTAACTTCTACTGATGAAATCGGTGTGTTAATGCAAACCATGCAGACTATGCAGATTGGTCTTAATGATATTGTGACTCAGGTTCGTCAAGGTACGGAAACAATTTCATCTGCAGCCCAGGAAATCGCTATTGGTAATACTGATTTATCTAATCGTACCGAGTCACAAGCTAACTCTTTGTCTATCACCGCTACTGAAACTGAGCAAATGACTAAAATGGTAGAAGAAACTACCGAACATGCTCATCATGCACAAAAAGTTGCTGCAACTACACGCGAAATGTGTGAATCTGGTGGTGAGACCATGGCAAAGGTTGTCAGTACCATGAGTGAAATCAGCACCAGCTCACGTAAAATCGTAGACATCATTAGTGTTATTGAAGGTATCGCTTTTCAAACCAATATTCTTGCATTGAACGCAGCAGTTGAAGCGGCTCGTGCGGGTGAGCAGGGGCGTGGTTTCGCTGTGGTAGCGGGTGAAGTTCGCAGCCTTGCGCAGCGTAGTGCCGCAGCAGCTAAAGAAATCAAAACATTGATTACTGAATCTGTACATAAAGTTAAAGACGGTACACAGTTAGTTGAAGAAGCCGGTGACAATATGGAAGAGATTTTAACAGTGGTCGGGTTGTTTACAGATTTACTTGATTCCATTTACTCAGCTTCTACACAACAAAACTCAGGTATTAGCACAATTAATCGTTCAATCTCAGAAATGGATGAAACAACGCAACAGAATGCGGCGTTGGTTGAACAAGCCGCCGCCGCAGCACAAAGTCTGCAAGATCAGGCACAGGCACTTGAGCATACTGTGGGTGAATTTAAACTTACTACTTATTCATCGCATGAGCCAGTTCGCAGGACTCAGCATCATTCAAC
- a CDS encoding methyl-accepting chemotaxis protein: protein MIVIALLAFSGWEYAMTATIVLLLVGAIFGFLIGIVFVRSITTPMRAAIAVTNQIAKGDLSVAIDFHGKDGLGRLFDALRDMRTNLQALIVDVRSGVVSISSASSEIAAGNLDLSNRTEAQAGSLEETASAMEELTSTVKQNADNARQANQLAETASQVASKGGAVVSDVVNTMGEINQSARKIADIIGVIDGIAFQTNILALNAAVEAARAGEQGRGFAVVATEVRSLAQRSAAAAKEIKALIDDSVDKVEQGNKQAAQAGSTMDEVVNSVQRVTDIMSEISAASREQSQGIEEVNNAITQMDETTQQNAALVEQAAAAAKSLQDQAGHLEELVNQFQLTSTSSHSRLGSSPKNITPRPGQLHQNHGHKHLPAASTPFDINTAIAAHGEWKNKLRTAILQKTEVDAATLSADNCCGLGKWLYGEGKSQFGRLPEFDKVVSAHAQFHKEAGKVAYMINAEDYAKATKALDSGTAYAKASNNVSTAIMALRRSAGI from the coding sequence ATGATAGTTATTGCATTACTTGCCTTTTCTGGTTGGGAATATGCAATGACGGCAACTATAGTATTGCTATTAGTAGGTGCTATATTTGGATTCCTTATTGGTATCGTATTTGTGCGCAGTATCACTACGCCTATGCGAGCAGCAATTGCAGTGACTAATCAGATTGCCAAAGGTGATTTATCTGTTGCTATTGATTTTCATGGTAAAGATGGATTAGGTCGCTTATTTGATGCTTTACGGGATATGCGTACCAATTTACAGGCGCTAATAGTTGATGTCCGCAGTGGTGTTGTTTCGATTTCGTCAGCATCTAGTGAAATCGCCGCAGGCAACCTGGACTTATCGAACCGCACAGAAGCGCAGGCAGGCTCACTGGAAGAAACCGCTTCAGCAATGGAAGAACTGACCAGCACTGTTAAGCAGAATGCAGACAATGCACGCCAAGCCAACCAGCTGGCAGAAACCGCATCCCAAGTGGCCAGTAAGGGTGGTGCAGTGGTGTCTGACGTAGTCAACACCATGGGTGAAATTAATCAATCTGCCCGCAAAATCGCCGACATCATTGGTGTCATTGATGGCATCGCCTTCCAGACCAACATCCTCGCCCTCAACGCCGCAGTTGAAGCAGCGCGTGCAGGTGAACAAGGTCGTGGCTTTGCCGTGGTTGCAACTGAAGTTCGTAGTCTTGCCCAACGTAGTGCTGCAGCAGCAAAAGAAATCAAAGCCCTGATTGATGACTCAGTAGATAAAGTTGAACAAGGTAACAAACAAGCCGCCCAGGCAGGTAGTACCATGGACGAAGTCGTCAACAGCGTACAACGCGTTACCGACATCATGAGTGAGATCAGCGCCGCCAGCCGTGAACAAAGTCAGGGCATAGAAGAAGTCAACAATGCGATTACGCAAATGGATGAAACTACCCAGCAGAATGCTGCTCTCGTAGAGCAGGCAGCAGCGGCAGCTAAATCCTTGCAGGATCAGGCAGGGCATTTGGAAGAACTGGTCAACCAGTTCCAATTAACCAGCACCTCATCACATAGTCGCCTGGGTTCATCTCCTAAAAATATCACCCCACGCCCAGGTCAGCTGCATCAGAATCATGGGCATAAACACTTACCTGCAGCATCGACGCCATTCGATATTAATACCGCAATTGCCGCACACGGGGAATGGAAAAACAAACTGCGTACTGCCATACTGCAAAAAACCGAAGTAGATGCTGCCACCTTATCAGCTGACAATTGCTGTGGCTTAGGCAAATGGTTATATGGCGAAGGCAAATCACAATTTGGTCGCTTACCTGAATTTGATAAGGTAGTATCAGCACACGCGCAATTCCACAAAGAAGCCGGAAAAGTCGCTTATATGATTAATGCTGAAGATTATGCAAAAGCAACCAAGGCACTGGATTCTGGTACTGCTTATGCAAAAGCATCCAATAATGTATCAACAGCAATCATGGCACTGCGCCGTTCGGCTGGTATTTAA
- a CDS encoding HD-GYP domain-containing protein: MRKRIGVRDLILGMYVDELCGSWMDHPFWKKSFKLEDQNDLVSLKQSNIQEVWIDTAKGLDVPLHIASAVSDSDVAKQTEEVLLAAQTKSEQVVVAKLTLDQELDRARKIKEQGKQAIVAMFAEVRMGKALPMDEMENLVDEINQSVARNNTALLSLVRLKTKDDYTYLHSVAVCALMIALGKNLGIEGNELKSLGMAGLLHDVGKVAIPDVVLNKPGKLSESKFELVKSHPLRGWEILQQCPAADEVARDVCRHHHERVDGAGYPDKLSGDALSLAARMGAVCDVYDAITSDRCYKAGWAPADAIRKMAEWQKGHFDETIFQAFVRTIGIYPVGTLLKLKSGRLGVVADQSKKSLLKPIVKVFFSTRSNAGIPMELIDMSHTQDSIENIEDVAKWGFDLEKMTGIC; this comes from the coding sequence ATGCGTAAAAGAATTGGTGTGCGAGATCTCATTCTGGGGATGTATGTAGATGAGCTCTGTGGTAGCTGGATGGATCATCCTTTTTGGAAAAAGTCGTTTAAACTTGAAGATCAAAATGATTTGGTTTCATTGAAACAAAGCAATATTCAGGAGGTATGGATAGACACGGCAAAAGGTTTGGATGTGCCATTGCATATTGCAAGTGCGGTTTCTGATTCGGATGTTGCCAAACAGACTGAAGAAGTATTGCTGGCAGCACAAACTAAATCTGAGCAGGTTGTGGTAGCAAAGTTAACGTTAGATCAAGAATTAGATAGAGCCAGAAAAATAAAAGAACAAGGTAAGCAAGCTATTGTTGCAATGTTTGCAGAAGTGCGTATGGGTAAGGCGTTACCCATGGATGAGATGGAAAATTTAGTAGACGAAATAAATCAGTCCGTTGCACGTAACAATACTGCGTTATTAAGTTTAGTCAGGCTCAAAACTAAAGACGATTACACCTATCTTCATTCAGTTGCTGTCTGTGCGCTAATGATAGCGCTCGGTAAAAATCTGGGAATAGAGGGTAATGAATTAAAGTCATTGGGCATGGCTGGCTTGTTGCACGATGTTGGTAAAGTTGCCATACCAGACGTAGTGCTGAATAAGCCAGGTAAATTGTCTGAATCTAAGTTTGAGCTGGTTAAGTCTCATCCATTACGTGGTTGGGAAATCTTGCAGCAATGCCCTGCAGCAGATGAGGTTGCTCGTGATGTATGTCGTCATCATCATGAGCGTGTGGATGGGGCAGGTTATCCAGATAAATTGTCTGGTGATGCCTTATCACTAGCAGCGCGAATGGGCGCTGTGTGCGATGTATATGATGCGATAACTTCGGATCGTTGCTATAAAGCGGGTTGGGCTCCAGCTGATGCAATTCGCAAAATGGCTGAGTGGCAAAAGGGTCATTTTGATGAAACTATATTTCAGGCTTTCGTGCGCACAATTGGTATTTACCCAGTGGGTACTCTGCTGAAGCTTAAGTCAGGTCGTTTAGGTGTGGTAGCAGATCAATCCAAAAAAAGTTTATTAAAACCGATAGTCAAAGTGTTTTTTTCTACGCGTTCAAATGCCGGTATTCCCATGGAGTTGATTGATATGTCCCATACACAGGATAGTATTGAAAATATTGAGGATGTTGCAAAGTGGGGGTTTGATTTGGAAAAAATGACAGGAATTTGTTAG
- the cheA gene encoding chemotaxis protein CheA, producing the protein MTVDMSQFYEVFFDEAAELLAEKERLLLNIDVSAPDTEDLNAVFRTAHSIKGGASTFGFTDMTEMTHVLESLLDRIRKNEITLTAEHVDAFLAAKDVLTMLIEGHRHGAAIDHDQVKTVSDRLNRLSELGNAVASAPAVAAPVAAPVVDLTLELPLAEGMHRYHVNLPATSQRDIDTLTTELALMGEVTHATLGDGGSQFTLVTENSADDIFAVCSFVVDIDTLKITEASAAPAAAAVVDETPASADGDDEIKVEIEPMIEAATPVAAHAADAAPIPQRRESDKAATNSNAESSSIRVSIEKVDQLINLVGELVITQAMIDQRIAVLDPMVYENLLNSVNQLARNTRDLQESVMSIRMMPMDYVFSRFPRMVRDLAAKLGKKIDFITQGAATELDKGLIERIVDPLNHLVRNSVDHGIETPEVRREAGKSETGKLTLAASHQGGNIVIEVRDDGAGLNRERILKKAEQQGIPVSDNMPDDEVWQLIFAPGFSTAEVVTDVSGRGVGMDVVKRNIAAMGGTVDIRSTRGNGSTMRISLPLTLAILDGMSVKVGEEVYIVPLAYVIESLQPETVALKEVAGQGRLIKVREEYLPLIYLHEQFSIDTHCNSPEDGIVVILLVDGKKAALLVDGLVGQQQVVVKNLESNFRKVPGISGATILGDGGVSLILDVGALMRSLG; encoded by the coding sequence ATGACAGTAGACATGAGTCAATTCTATGAAGTATTTTTTGATGAAGCAGCAGAGCTGTTAGCAGAAAAAGAACGCTTATTACTCAACATAGACGTATCCGCACCGGACACAGAAGACCTCAACGCAGTATTTCGCACGGCGCACTCGATCAAAGGTGGCGCATCGACATTCGGTTTTACCGACATGACAGAAATGACTCACGTGCTGGAATCCTTGCTTGATCGTATCCGCAAAAACGAAATCACCCTGACTGCCGAACACGTAGACGCGTTTCTGGCGGCTAAAGACGTACTTACCATGCTCATAGAAGGCCACCGCCACGGCGCGGCTATTGATCATGACCAGGTCAAAACTGTCAGCGACCGCCTCAACCGCCTGTCCGAGCTCGGCAATGCCGTTGCCAGTGCGCCGGCTGTGGCTGCACCGGTTGCAGCGCCTGTTGTTGATCTGACATTAGAGCTACCACTGGCCGAAGGCATGCACCGATACCACGTCAACCTGCCCGCCACCTCGCAGCGCGACATCGACACCCTCACCACCGAGCTTGCGCTCATGGGTGAAGTCACACACGCCACACTCGGTGATGGTGGCAGCCAGTTCACCCTCGTCACCGAAAACAGTGCCGACGACATCTTCGCCGTCTGTTCATTCGTGGTCGACATCGACACCCTCAAAATCACCGAAGCCAGCGCAGCTCCTGCAGCCGCAGCGGTTGTTGACGAAACACCCGCTAGCGCAGATGGTGATGATGAAATCAAAGTTGAAATCGAGCCCATGATAGAAGCTGCAACGCCCGTTGCTGCTCACGCAGCAGACGCTGCACCTATCCCTCAGCGTCGAGAGTCAGACAAAGCTGCCACCAACAGCAATGCCGAATCCAGCTCCATCCGTGTCAGCATAGAAAAAGTCGACCAGCTCATCAACCTCGTTGGCGAACTCGTTATCACCCAGGCCATGATAGACCAGCGCATCGCTGTACTTGACCCCATGGTTTATGAGAACCTGCTCAACAGCGTTAACCAGCTTGCCCGCAACACCCGTGATCTGCAGGAATCCGTCATGTCCATCCGCATGATGCCGATGGACTACGTCTTCTCCCGCTTCCCGCGCATGGTGCGTGACCTGGCTGCCAAGCTGGGTAAGAAGATAGACTTCATCACTCAGGGCGCAGCTACCGAACTCGACAAAGGCCTCATAGAACGCATCGTCGACCCGCTCAACCACCTCGTACGTAACAGTGTCGATCATGGTATTGAAACCCCGGAAGTGCGTCGTGAAGCAGGCAAATCGGAAACCGGTAAACTGACTCTGGCTGCATCGCATCAAGGCGGCAACATCGTCATCGAAGTTCGTGATGACGGCGCAGGGCTGAACCGTGAACGTATCCTGAAAAAAGCAGAACAACAAGGCATTCCCGTTTCTGACAACATGCCTGACGACGAAGTCTGGCAACTCATCTTCGCCCCGGGCTTCTCCACCGCCGAAGTGGTTACCGACGTCTCCGGACGCGGAGTGGGCATGGACGTTGTCAAACGCAACATCGCCGCCATGGGCGGCACAGTAGACATCCGTTCTACGCGTGGCAATGGCTCCACCATGCGCATCTCCCTGCCACTCACCCTCGCCATTCTTGACGGCATGTCCGTCAAGGTTGGTGAAGAAGTCTACATCGTGCCACTGGCCTACGTCATTGAATCCTTGCAGCCTGAAACAGTGGCATTGAAAGAAGTTGCAGGACAGGGACGACTGATCAAGGTACGTGAAGAATACCTGCCACTGATCTACCTGCACGAACAGTTCTCCATTGATACCCATTGCAACTCACCAGAAGACGGCATCGTCGTCATCCTGCTAGTTGACGGCAAGAAGGCTGCGCTGCTGGTAGACGGTCTGGTCGGGCAACAGCAAGTCGTGGTTAAGAATCTGGAATCCAACTTCCGCAAAGTGCCTGGTATTTCAGGTGCCACCATCTTGGGCGACGGTGGCGTATCGTTGATTTTGGATGTGGGCGCATTAATGCGTTCATTAGGTTAA
- the flgL gene encoding flagellar hook-associated protein FlgL has protein sequence MRISTSILYELSGTQISNLQSAVNATQQQIATGKSFLKPSDNAIAAAQALTVTQSQAVNAQFAVNRQYAKDSLTSVDGALSSVTDMLQSLKTTVLSAGDPNMSDANRAAMATNIRAQLTNLVGMANATDGSGHYLFSGYHTTTAPFVEQPPGTVTYVGDQGQRQLQVDNSTQIGVSESGQAIFQTNAQDIFKTLNNFANLLDNPSAVTTITPPNTVSDLTVGIQTANTNIAATLDNVLTARASTGSKINELSSLDTSGSDRDVQYSQTLSNLQDLDYAKAVTSLTQQQTTLQAAQQSFVKIASLSLFNYIN, from the coding sequence ATGCGTATAAGTACTAGTATTCTTTATGAGTTAAGTGGTACTCAAATCAGTAATTTGCAAAGTGCTGTGAATGCGACACAACAGCAAATAGCAACGGGTAAGAGCTTTTTGAAACCTTCTGATAATGCCATTGCGGCGGCACAGGCGCTAACGGTGACTCAGTCACAAGCGGTTAATGCGCAATTTGCAGTGAATCGACAATACGCTAAAGACTCGCTGACCAGTGTTGATGGAGCGCTATCTAGTGTTACGGATATGCTGCAAAGCCTAAAGACAACGGTGTTGAGTGCTGGTGATCCTAACATGAGCGATGCTAATCGCGCGGCTATGGCGACGAATATACGTGCACAGCTTACTAATTTGGTCGGAATGGCGAATGCAACTGATGGTAGTGGTCATTATTTATTTTCTGGTTACCATACGACTACTGCGCCTTTTGTTGAGCAACCTCCTGGCACTGTCACTTATGTGGGTGACCAGGGGCAACGTCAATTACAAGTCGACAACTCAACACAAATTGGTGTTAGTGAATCAGGTCAGGCGATTTTTCAGACCAATGCACAAGATATTTTTAAAACATTGAACAATTTTGCAAATTTATTGGACAACCCCAGTGCAGTAACGACTATTACGCCACCTAATACGGTTAGTGACTTAACTGTGGGTATACAAACTGCAAATACCAATATAGCTGCAACGTTGGATAATGTGTTGACGGCGCGTGCATCAACCGGCTCGAAAATTAACGAATTGTCTTCGTTGGATACTTCTGGTTCTGATAGGGATGTGCAGTACAGCCAAACTTTATCTAATTTGCAAGATTTAGATTACGCGAAAGCGGTGACGAGCTTGACTCAGCAGCAAACCACTTTGCAAGCTGCTCAACAATCTTTTGTAAAAATCGCTAGCTTATCTTTGTTTAATTACATTAATTAA
- a CDS encoding chemotaxis protein produces the protein MKSVQQEIDERTNLTGSNKFELLLFQLGKDAISGRSELFGINVFKIREIVAMPAITAVAGAPQHMLGIINLRGQVITVYDLPAIVNRVPETGLNIMLVTEFARTTQAFAVESVEDIARLDWGQVLSAEANCADGMVTSIARLDGDVDNSRLVQVLDVETILRRLTGDDEDAVNPATIGPQIQLKPGKILLAADDSVVARSMIEQGLAAMGIPFVMTKSGKEAWDMLAAIAKQAEAEGHTVQDKVALVLTDLEMPEMDGFTLTRNIKQDKRFRNIPVVIHSSLTGTANEDHVKNVGADGYVAKFVAEELAATIREILAKYN, from the coding sequence ATGAAATCAGTCCAGCAAGAAATAGATGAACGCACGAACCTGACGGGTAGCAACAAATTTGAGTTATTGCTGTTTCAATTAGGCAAAGACGCAATCAGTGGGCGTTCTGAGTTATTTGGCATTAACGTTTTCAAGATACGCGAGATCGTAGCCATGCCTGCGATTACGGCAGTAGCTGGTGCACCGCAGCATATGCTGGGGATAATCAACTTGCGTGGTCAAGTCATAACCGTCTATGACCTGCCCGCCATCGTTAATCGCGTCCCTGAAACCGGCTTGAATATCATGCTTGTCACCGAGTTCGCGCGTACTACACAAGCCTTTGCAGTCGAATCGGTTGAAGACATTGCGCGTCTGGACTGGGGTCAGGTTTTATCTGCTGAAGCCAACTGTGCAGATGGCATGGTCACCAGTATTGCCCGACTGGATGGTGATGTAGATAACTCACGACTGGTACAAGTGCTGGACGTAGAAACCATATTACGCAGACTCACCGGTGATGATGAAGATGCGGTTAATCCTGCGACCATAGGGCCACAAATCCAGCTTAAACCAGGCAAGATACTACTTGCTGCGGATGACTCTGTGGTTGCGCGCTCTATGATAGAGCAGGGCTTGGCTGCGATGGGCATCCCTTTCGTGATGACCAAATCAGGTAAAGAAGCCTGGGATATGCTAGCTGCGATTGCCAAACAGGCGGAAGCTGAAGGGCATACGGTACAGGACAAAGTTGCGCTGGTGCTGACCGACTTGGAAATGCCGGAAATGGATGGTTTCACCCTGACGCGTAACATTAAGCAAGACAAACGTTTCCGTAATATTCCTGTCGTGATTCATTCATCACTAACAGGCACTGCCAACGAAGACCATGTCAAGAATGTTGGGGCAGATGGTTATGTTGCCAAGTTCGTGGCAGAAGAACTCGCTGCAACCATACGCGAAATACTGGCTAAATATAATTAG
- a CDS encoding chemotaxis protein CheW: protein MQENTLEIDKTAVVTQEFLAFTLGDEEYGIDILKVQELRGYEPPTRIANVPNFIKGVINLRGLIIPIVDMRLKFGLGDASYEDTTVVVILNFHGRIVGMVVDSVSDVTTLAPDQIRPAPAMTSSLDEEYLIGLGALDERMLILIDIEKLMASDEMGLVD, encoded by the coding sequence ATGCAAGAAAACACACTGGAAATAGACAAGACAGCCGTTGTGACACAGGAATTCCTCGCTTTTACCCTGGGTGATGAAGAATATGGCATCGACATCCTCAAGGTACAAGAACTGCGTGGCTATGAACCGCCAACTCGTATTGCCAATGTACCCAACTTTATCAAGGGCGTAATTAACCTGCGTGGCTTAATCATTCCTATTGTGGATATGCGCCTGAAGTTTGGGTTAGGTGATGCCAGCTATGAAGACACTACGGTGGTGGTGATACTCAACTTCCATGGTCGTATTGTAGGGATGGTGGTTGATAGCGTATCTGACGTTACTACCTTGGCACCGGATCAGATTCGCCCCGCACCGGCCATGACCAGTTCTCTGGATGAAGAGTATCTGATTGGTCTGGGGGCGTTGGATGAACGTATGCTCATCCTCATTGATATCGAAAAACTGATGGCCAGCGATGAAATGGGACTGGTGGATTGA
- a CDS encoding methyl-accepting chemotaxis protein, whose amino-acid sequence MFNEITIKARLIIAFSAFTLLLILVGGLGMYSASSGVAVLQHSLSDKANEADAVRIKYRMEEQRSLLLLALQHNPELATSKLHDHPVSKHLDAISVAQKRLTEILKNYQASITDPEEKRLMDTWVSDTHGFAEDGVNQVVASIQSNQWAAAETTLLNEVNPLYNKGQDDSKAITDYLQKRALDSTSKTNSDVAEMSYILWGIIILSVSLAVIIGWKIIRSISVPLRHAIEVAQRVAAGDLRMDRDVAVKRHDEIGELLVALNDMNSNLSTIVGEVRVGTESIASASAQIAAGNLDLSNRTEAQAGSLEETASAMEELTSTVKQNADNARQANQLAETASQVASKGGAVVSDVVNTMSEINDSARKIADIIGVIDGIAFQTNILALNAAVEAARAGEQGRGFAVVATEVRSLAQRSAAAAKEIKALIDDSVDKVEQGNKQAAQAGSTMNEVVNSVQRVTDIMSEISAASREQSQGIEEVNNAITQMDETTQQNAALVEQAAAAAKSLQDQAGNLEGLVNQFQLEDSGRRLNSKRAPMKTVQNSHVPARQTKLANKPSASVSKKIVAKSTSNEGWEEF is encoded by the coding sequence ATGTTTAACGAAATTACAATTAAGGCACGCTTAATTATCGCTTTTTCAGCATTTACATTGCTGCTGATTTTGGTTGGCGGGCTAGGGATGTATAGCGCAAGTAGTGGAGTGGCTGTGTTGCAACATAGCTTGAGCGATAAGGCAAATGAAGCTGATGCCGTGCGTATTAAATACCGTATGGAAGAACAACGTAGTCTATTGTTATTGGCATTGCAACATAATCCTGAGTTGGCTACAAGTAAATTGCATGATCATCCAGTCTCTAAGCATTTAGATGCAATTAGCGTGGCACAAAAACGTTTGACCGAAATCTTAAAAAATTATCAAGCCTCAATTACCGATCCTGAAGAAAAGCGACTCATGGATACTTGGGTAAGTGATACTCATGGTTTTGCTGAGGATGGTGTTAATCAGGTTGTGGCATCTATACAGTCGAACCAATGGGCGGCTGCAGAAACAACGTTGTTAAACGAAGTTAATCCCTTGTATAACAAGGGTCAGGATGATTCTAAGGCAATAACAGATTATTTGCAAAAACGTGCTTTGGATAGCACATCGAAGACAAATAGTGATGTTGCTGAAATGAGTTACATTTTATGGGGCATTATTATTCTTTCAGTAAGTTTGGCAGTGATTATTGGCTGGAAGATAATCCGTAGTATCTCTGTTCCATTGCGTCATGCTATTGAAGTTGCGCAGCGTGTTGCTGCGGGTGATTTGCGTATGGACAGGGATGTCGCAGTGAAGCGTCATGACGAAATAGGTGAATTGCTGGTTGCGCTTAATGATATGAACAGCAATCTTTCTACTATTGTTGGCGAAGTTCGCGTTGGTACTGAATCTATCGCTTCAGCCTCGGCACAAATCGCTGCAGGCAACCTGGACCTGTCGAACCGCACAGAAGCGCAGGCAGGTTCACTGGAAGAAACCGCATCAGCGATGGAAGAACTGACCAGCACGGTTAAACAGAATGCAGACAATGCACGTCAGGCCAATCAACTGGCAGAAACCGCATCCCAAGTGGCCAGTAAGGGTGGTGCAGTGGTATCTGATGTGGTTAATACCATGAGCGAAATCAATGACTCGGCACGCAAGATAGCTGACATTATTGGTGTAATTGATGGCATCGCCTTCCAGACCAACATTCTCGCACTGAATGCTGCAGTTGAAGCAGCGCGTGCAGGTGAACAAGGCCGTGGCTTTGCCGTTGTTGCAACCGAAGTTCGTAGTCTTGCCCAACGCAGTGCTGCAGCGGCAAAAGAAATCAAAGCGCTGATAGATGACTCAGTAGATAAAGTTGAACAAGGTAACAAACAAGCAGCCCAGGCTGGCAGCACCATGAACGAAGTTGTAAACAGCGTTCAGCGCGTTACCGACATCATGAGTGAGATCAGTGCCGCCAGCCGTGAACAGAGCCAGGGCATAGAAGAAGTCAACAATGCGATTACGCAAATGGACGAAACCACCCAGCAAAATGCTGCATTGGTCGAGCAGGCAGCAGCAGCTGCCAAATCTTTGCAGGATCAGGCAGGTAATCTGGAAGGCTTAGTGAATCAGTTTCAGCTTGAAGACAGTGGTCGTCGTTTAAATTCGAAACGTGCACCTATGAAAACTGTACAGAATAGTCATGTTCCAGCACGTCAAACTAAACTTGCTAATAAGCCATCAGCGAGTGTGAGTAAGAAGATAGTTGCTAAATCAACCAGCAATGAAGGCTGGGAAGAGTTTTAA